In the Candidatus Margulisiibacteriota bacterium genome, one interval contains:
- a CDS encoding NAD(P)H-hydrate dehydratase produces MNILLAQEIQLLDKKTVTKTGIPSLVLMENAGRSSAEIILQKYPRNTDFIIMAGTGNNGGDGLVIARYLLNMGKQVRVYLAGERNKLSTETKQNLNIFLNCGGEIKSVNEKNNSALKKSMQKDCIIIDALFGTGFKAPVKGLSAKLIEFINSSGHPVVSIDLPSGIEADSGQLEKTCIKADTTVTFGYPKLCHILYPARENCGEIYLVDISLDKKYATAIKRELIQEEELTLPERKHDSHKYNYGHVLIVGGSSGMEGAVVLACKAASSSGAGLVSCMIPQSTNNIIKHHLVEDMSIPIADKNGMFCSKSIPDIIKHMEEGKFCTILCGPGLRTNLDMEILIQKILKINLPLVLDADALNNLANIKNYHHLIHERKQPTILTPHLGEAAKLLNNKAENIKPDMEKYALRLAQSTGAYIVLKSANTLIATPQKQVFYTPTGNPGMAKAGSGDVLGGIISTLIYRLPVIEALKLAVYLHGLAGEMALTCLGAECMQALDLIDHIPHAFNELQKRRIPQLSFIRKI; encoded by the coding sequence ATGAATATTTTGCTAGCCCAGGAAATACAGCTTCTTGACAAGAAAACCGTTACAAAAACAGGAATACCTTCTCTGGTACTTATGGAGAACGCCGGACGAAGCAGCGCTGAGATTATTTTACAAAAATATCCACGAAACACAGACTTCATTATTATGGCCGGAACAGGCAATAACGGTGGAGACGGACTGGTTATAGCCAGATATTTACTGAACATGGGAAAACAGGTAAGAGTTTATTTAGCCGGAGAAAGGAACAAACTGTCTACGGAAACAAAGCAAAATCTGAATATTTTTTTGAATTGCGGCGGTGAAATAAAATCTGTTAATGAAAAAAATAACAGCGCTTTAAAAAAATCAATGCAAAAAGACTGCATCATAATCGATGCGCTGTTCGGCACCGGGTTTAAAGCACCTGTTAAAGGTCTGTCAGCCAAACTCATTGAATTTATAAATAGCTCGGGGCATCCGGTTGTAAGTATTGATCTGCCTTCTGGAATTGAGGCTGACAGCGGACAATTGGAAAAAACCTGTATTAAAGCTGATACAACCGTTACATTCGGCTATCCTAAATTATGCCATATTCTATATCCGGCCAGAGAAAACTGTGGAGAGATTTATCTGGTCGATATTTCTCTGGACAAGAAGTACGCGACCGCGATCAAGCGTGAACTTATACAAGAGGAAGAATTAACTTTACCGGAAAGAAAACACGACAGCCACAAATATAATTATGGTCATGTGCTGATTGTGGGCGGTAGCAGCGGGATGGAGGGGGCTGTGGTGCTGGCCTGCAAAGCAGCCTCCAGCTCGGGAGCAGGACTGGTTTCCTGCATGATTCCTCAATCTACAAACAACATCATTAAACATCACCTCGTTGAAGATATGTCAATCCCGATTGCAGATAAGAATGGAATGTTTTGCAGTAAATCCATACCGGACATTATCAAGCATATGGAAGAGGGAAAATTCTGCACAATTCTTTGCGGGCCGGGTTTACGTACCAACCTTGACATGGAAATACTTATTCAAAAAATACTAAAAATTAACCTGCCGCTTGTACTGGATGCTGATGCTTTAAACAACCTTGCGAATATAAAAAATTATCATCACCTTATTCATGAAAGAAAACAACCTACTATACTTACACCTCATTTAGGTGAAGCCGCAAAATTATTAAATAATAAAGCTGAAAATATCAAGCCGGATATGGAAAAATACGCCCTGCGACTGGCCCAAAGCACAGGAGCCTATATAGTATTAAAAAGCGCCAACACTCTGATTGCCACACCGCAAAAACAGGTATTCTATACTCCGACAGGCAATCCGGGTATGGCCAAAGCCGGTTCAGGTGACGTTCTAGGCGGAATTATCAGCACTCTCATTTACCGACTTCCGGTTATCGAAGCGTTGAAGCTGGCCGTTTATCTGCACGGACTGGCCGGAGAAATGGCACTAACTTGCCTGGGGGCGGAATGTATGCAAGCGCTGGATCTGATAGATCATATCCCTCA